The genomic DNA TTCGTGCGCCTTACttgccaccaccaccacccggCTAGGAGCTGTCCTCTCCAGCACATCGAGCAACAGGTTGGTCAGCAAGAAGTGGCCAATGTGGTTGACTCCCAGGTGCATTTCGAATCCCTCCTTCGTCAGTCTGCGCGGCTCCCAAAACACACCGGCATTGTTTATCAGGACGTGCAGTTGGCTTTGCTCTTTCTTGAAGCTAATGGTGAATAGGTTATCATGTTGTAGGCAAAGCATTTGGTCTATGGTGTGACTCACTCTGCTGCAAACTGGCGAATGGAGTCCAGAGAGGACAAGTCGCACTCCCGGGAGAAAACGTTCGGGTTTCCGGTCCTTTTGACGATTTCCTTCCGAGCTCTTTCGCCTTTTTCCTTACTCCGACAGGCCATGTAGACGGTGGCTCCTCTTCTGGCCAACTCCATCACCGTTTCCCTGCCGAGACCCGTGTTTCCGCCAGTGACGATGGCCACTTTGCCCGTCTCATCGGTCTGCTTCCTGAACTTTCCCCCTTGCATATACAGCCTGAGTCGGGGTAACTTATGCCCGTTAATCGTTATACTTCAAATCGGGGTCTCACTTACCTCACACAAAAGGCGATAATGCCGACAATGCCGTGGGCCAGAAATATGGGGGCGATTTTGTGCAGAAAGTGTATTATGATTTCCATTCCAGTCAATCGGTCCGGCCGAATTCGTGGTCTATTCAAAAGTGCCTTCGCGGGCGTAATTTCGCGAGTTTTTAAGTGATCGCCGCTGCGATTAACGGACGACAACTGATAAAACTGATAGTGTGGTGTTCTACGAGTAGTCTGCAATCAGGGAGCCAATACTCAAGACATTGAGCATAGATAACTGCGATTAGAAGCCGAAAACCGAGTGACTTTCACGAGAACGTGATTGTTTCCGACTGGTGAAATGACCCTAAACTTTTGGACTGAAGGCTCAAGTTGTAGATGTAATGGATATACATAtctattttaaacaaatgatGTAGAAATTGCCCCCTAACCGGTTTCGAAGTACATACGTTCGTACACATTCAAATCTTGAGCTTTCAACTGTCTTTAGCCGGCTAACGCACAAGTTAGCCAAGTTAGCATGGCTAAAAGAAGACAAATAGGAGCATGGTTGACTGTAAAAAACTGCAAATTTATGCGAAGTAACAGAATAATTGTCagaaacatattttacaaCACGAACTAGTGTACTTTGATCATCGTTGGTCTGGTCCACTTTTCACTGACAGCCCAGAGCCATTTGGCTGTTTGTGTGTCCGTGGCAGCCGGTGACATTTCCTTCAGCTTGCAGTCGCTGAAGTATTGACCAGTCACCTTTTCCAGTTCGGGATCCAGAGCCACATACAACGTGGTCTGAGCACCGTTCCTGGGAGTCTTAACGAAGGGCCAAAACAAGGGCTTAACAAACAGCCTGAAATAAAAGAGATCTCCGGTAACATATACATTCAAAGGTATCCGTTTATACCCACCCAGCAAAGAAGTTATTGAAGAAGGCCATGTGTCTGATAATTTCTGTGTCCACCACACCAGGATGCAGGGCATTTGCCGTTACCTTAGTGCCCTCCAGTCTTTTGGCCAACTCCCTTGTGAAGAGCACATTGGCCAGTTTACTCTGACTGTAGGCCTTGCCTTCGTCGTAGGATTTGTCACTGTTCAGATCGCCCGTGTTGATTTCTCCTCGAGTGTGCGCCAAACTGGAGACATTTACGATCCGACTGGGCGCGGATTTCTATGGACAAAAAGGGTTAAACCAGGGTTTTACGCTTGACAAAGCTTCGGTGCACCTTCAGTAGATCCAAAAGCAAGTTGGTGAGCAGGAAGTGGCCCATGTGGTTCACTCCCAGCTGCAGTTCGATGCCATCTGAGGTGAGTGATCTGGGACAGCGCATGACACCGGCGTTGTTTATGAGTACGTGCAGGTGTTCCTGTTCCCGTTTAAAACTGTGGGTATCGGTTGTAGAGCGAATTGCATGTTATTGATCTCCAGACTTACGCAGCAACAAAGTGACGGATGGATTCCTGGGAGGCCAGGTCGCATTGGCGGCAGTACACATATTTGTTCTGTGTCTCCAGAACGATTTCCTCGCGCGCCTGTATAGGGGAAAGTTGCCGGTCAGGTCTTAAGGATTAATACCCATGAAGTACATACCTCTTCACATTTTTTGATGTTCCTGCATGCCATATAGACTGTGCCACCGCGCCTTGCAATCTCCCTGGCCGTCTCCTTGCCGATTCCCGTGTTGGCGCCGGTCACGATTACCACTTTGCCGGTTTCATTGGTCTCTTTGGTGAACTGACCGCCTTGCATAAGGTCCCTGTAAAGCGAAATGTGGTTAAAACTAGTGGATTCTGCGTGGAAACAGCAGCTCCCACTTGACGAAGAAGGCCAATCCTGTCGTGGTACCGGTGAGGCTTAGCCAGAAAACGGTGCGGTTCCTTAAAAACGCAAATAGTGACATTttacgaaaacaaaatatataaattagcTGGTAAACGAAAACAGCTGTGTTTACCCTGTTAAAGTTAACAGGCCGCTGTTAGCAGAGTTATCGATATTTTCAATCATCTGTGACTTGTTGTTTGTGGGCTGCTGCTAACGAAAACAGTTTTTACacgtaaataaatttaattaccttAATTAATTGGCCGAAGCTAAACAAAGAGCTGTGACGCGACTGCAGAATAAACCGAAAAGGAAGCCTAGATCTGGGCCAGGACACCCCGCCAAGCCAGCCAGGAAGAACAATGCGACGCAATGCGTAAGTCACCGCCAACTCGACTGATGCCTTTCCAAAAGAACAGAATGATCAGTGCGCCAGTGCTCTCTTCTGCAGGCGACAGCAACTTCACAATCTGGAGGACGTGGACCCCGACGACGTGGAGGACATCTTCGCCCGTCCCGCCTACGACGACGACGAGTTCGAGGACCTGCTCCCACTGGCCAGGAGACCCAACGGCCACGCCCGCCTGGGGCGCTACGAGAACACGCTGGAGGTGAAGGTCCAGGAGGGCGACACTCTGCAGGCTCTGGCGCTGCGCTTCCACTCCTCCGTGGCGGACATCAAGCGGCTGAACAAGATCGACCGCGAGAACGAGATCCACGCGCATCGGGTAATCCGCATCCCGGTCACCGTGCACAACGTCCTGCTGGGCAACGGTGGGTTCGAAGCCCTGCCCGCAGTCCACCGGAGCGGGAACAACAGTCCCAGGCACAACCTGGAGCGGGAGCCAGCCCCCGAACGCAATCCCCTCGAGGATGCGCGCCAAATGCTGGACGAGCGACTCCTGGTTGCGGCGGTGAACGCCTCAGGCGCCCAGGATCCCGACCTGCCATCGACGAGCAGAGCGGCTGGGCAGTTCTACGAGGGAGCCCAGGGTGCGCCCAATGACGAAGGTGAGTCCAGAAGCTTGTGAAGATTATCCTAGAAGTCGTCGCGGGTTTTGGTTACACTTAAAATAACAGTGTTGGTGAGGTAAGGCCAGTGCTGGAAAAATAACAAGTTCTTTATAGTCCGGTTTCGGAAATAACATCGgaggaattttaaaatgttcactACTTTTGCAGACCTCATATAAAGTTAAAAACGCAATGTTTTcctttaaatagattttttttttttagaaaaaaatcgcaaaatgagaaaaagagagctttgcaaaaaaaaaaaactttttggaaactttaattttgaagaAGTTTAGAAAGTTTAGATTTAGCTTTTATCTAAATGCAACCAACCGATTTGCAATTTTACCCAATACTTAAAAGTGCGGTTTTTCGAAAAGCTAACGGATTGGATTTTAACATTCGAAATTAACAGTGTTCAAATATCGATAGTCGTCAGTGctggaaaatacaaaaatacatcGATGAGTAAATAGTGCCAACGATGCTTCTCCCACCTCTATCCCAAATTGTTCAGTCATTCTCGccgtaaaacaaaaagaaaacatagcCCAACTCACTTTTCGCCTTCGAAATCATACCAATTGCAATTGAACAAGATGCCGGACTACCTGGGCGACGACCAGCGCAAGGTAAAGCACGACGAGAAGGAGGACAAGGAGATCAAATCGCTGGACGAGGGCGACATTGAGCTGCTGAAGACGTATGGCCAGAGCCAGTACCACAAGTCCATCAAGAGCATCGAGGAAGACATCCAGAAGGCGGTGAAGCAGGTGAACGAGCTGACTGGGATCAAGGAGAGCGACACTGGCCTGGCGCCGCCCGCCCTCTGGGATCTGGCCGCCGACAAGCAGATCCTGCAGAACGAGCAGCCCCTTCAAGTGGCCCGCTGCACGAAGATCATCAACGCGGATTCCGACGACCCCAAGTACATCATCAACGTGAAGCAGTTCGCCAAGTTCGTGGTGGACCTGGCCGACTCGGTGGCCCCCACCGACATCGAGGAGGGAATGCGCGTGGGCGTCGACCGCAACAAGTACCAGATCCACATTCCACTGCCGCCCAAGATCGATCCCACGGTGACCATGATGCAGGTCGAGGACAAGCCGGATGTCACCTACAGCGACGTGGGCGGCTGCAAGGAGCAGATCGAGAAGCTGCGCGAGGTGGTGGAGACGCCGCTGCTGCACCCGGAGAAGTTCGTCAATCTGGGCATTGAGCCGCCCAAGGGAGTGCTGCTGTTCGGCCCACCTGGAACGGGCAAGACGCTGTGTGCCCGCGCCGTGGCCAACCGCACGGACGCCTGCTTCATCCGCGTAATTGGCTCTGAGCTGGTGCAGAAGTACGTAGGCGAGGGCGCGCGTATGGTGCGCGAGCTCTTCGAGATGGCGCGCTCCAAGAAAGCCTGCCTCATCTTCTTCGACGAAATCGACGCTATCGGTGGCGCTCGTTTCGATGATGGCGCCGGAGGCGATAACGAGGTGCAGCGTACCATGTTGGAGCTTATCAACCAGTTGGACGGCTTCGATCCGCGCGGAAACATCAAAGTGCTGATGGCTACCAACAGACCCGACACCCTGGATCCGGCGCTGATGCGTCCCGGCCGTCTGGACCGCAAGGTGGAGTTCGGCCTGCCCGACCAGGACGGTCGCTCGCACATTTTCAAGATCCACGCCCGCTCCATGTCTGTGGAGCGCGACATTCGCTTTGATCTGCTGGCGCGCCTCTGTCCCAACTCGACTGGTGCCGAGATCCGATCGGTGTGCACGGAGGCGGGCATGTTCGCCATTCGGGCGCGTCGCAAGGTGGCCACTGAGAAGGACTTCCTCGAGGCCGTCAACAAGGTTATCAAGAGCTACGCCAAGTTCAGCGCCACCCCCCGCTATATGACCtacaattaagtttatttttattagcaCTTTTCTGTAACCTCTGCGAGAAAATCTGTAACAATCCTGCAGCTGGAAAATCTTGAAATAAAGCGAAACCCATACCTCCATGAACTGAAAGctataaagttaaatttatatattgcaTCTATCTTACAAACGCTTGGAAGTTACTTATGTTAAACTCTGATCTTTGTCTTCAGCAAATATGGAGCAACCCTTCGAGGAAAATGCCGCTTTGCTGAACCACATGCTGGTGGACAGGCATGCTCCGCTGGTGCGTCCCATCCCTGGACCCTCTTTGAGTGCCATCGACTGGTCTGGATCGGATTGCGACTTGTCCTGGATATGTCTGCTGATCTTCATACTCGCCCTGTGTGTCGTCATACCGCTGGTCTACGTCATCTACCTGGCGGAGCATCCGCATCACAATCACAGCGCCCAGTAGTTGGGTTGATGCCTATccccgcccccgcccccgcccccgAAGTGATCATCATTCCAAATGTACCGGCAACTTCTCACTTCTCACCTgtccctctccctctctcaatctccctctctctctctcagaTCAGCCGGGCGCATTCAAAATGCAGTCGCAGGCagtggaatttatttttatacctaAATGTATAACTTTATATTGACTCTTGTGTActgtactttttaaataactacGATTTGCGTGCTTCCAAGTTGCATATAGACGTTTATGCTATGCTCCACATCACTCCTGGcagccaaaacaaataaaacgatCCTAAGATCCGATTGTGTTGtgaatatatgtatgtgtaggCCCCGCAAGATTTTCTTCTCTGTATGTTTTATTAAGTACAATATTGTCAAATTTAAACTAGTATGGGTGAAGTGTAACATTGTTCAGCTGAAATTGGAAACAGTTTGCTTAAGCCTAAAAAGTACATAATACATATCTTAGAGCTAAATAAATAGTATCCATGGATATAAGAATTTTGTAATAGTAAATACGGActacaattaacaattaacaatGGCGCACGTTGAGTGCCAATTGAAGTAACGATGAATTTTCGGTCTGAGGATGGAGGCCATGGCACATGGTTTTTGGCGAAGATTTGGTTTGGATTATGGGCTGTGTGCCTCGCTATTACAGAGCATTTTCTCCTTTCGGAAAAATCGTCCAATGGCCGCACACTTACGAAACCGCAGGCGCATATTCACTTGAACTTTAAATTCTCAAAGAAAGCAATATTGCTCCGGAGGAAGCCATGCCGCACGGGCACAGGACTCGCCGGCGAGGCTATGGGTGGATTGCCTTCCGAATGTATCGATGGATCGCTGAAACGAGATTTGATTTAGAGTGGGAGTAACTTTATAGCAAAACGTAACTAACGTTTCGAGGGATGATAGGTCGGAGGCGATCGTCGATTCATCCGCAACTTCCGCCATGGAGACGGCATGCTCCAGCTTGTTACGCTTTCCCAGTGACGAACTCGGCTTATCGGAAGTATCTGGCGGGGCAGCTATTCTTACCTATAATAAATCACACATATTGTAAGCATATTAAGGCACTTATAACTTTTTACTTAATTTGTAACAGGTTAATTAAGGGTTTAATGAAACCAGTAACAGCTACCAAAAATAGTTACAGCTGTCACTATTTAGCTAAAGTGCTTCCTAACATTaaccttaatatttttataaaaaaatataaaaaagaattaagtattaaaataaataattaaataaaatcttcaagTATTTATCCTTAAATATTGTACTTTACCTTACCTACCATGAACTGGTAGGAAACCTCAGAAAAAAAGTACTCAAATTGACTGGAAATCGTAGTCTGTTAacacaattataattatacaaataattgcGAATTTGAATTAGACAATTAGATTTCCCAACATGTAAAGAAATCGCAGTCAAATAACACGACAAAATATAATGGTGGTGTCAAACATGGTAACACGGGTGGTTCGAAAATTATAACAGGAGTTACACTACGGCAAATGGAAACCAAAGTATAAAACTCACTGACTTAtgtttataccctttcagaagtttgcaacgcagtgaaggagacatttccgaccctatagagtatatatattcttgatcagcataactaggagagtcgatctagccatgtctgtccgtttatccgtctgtccgtccgttctAGGCTAACTAGTTTtgaagctatctgcatgaaactttcccaaaagttgacTTTCTATTGCAGGCAGTACATAAGTCGAAACgggccggatcggacgactatagcttatagctcccataggaacaatcgggaaaaaatgGTAGTTTTGCtggtttttagttatttttttagttcttcgacatgtagtaattgttaaatatttcagaattacggtttaaatttaattaaaatcggacgactataacataaagctctaatgagaacaataaaaaaaaatgtttaaaaaatgaaactttttttaaaactctttttgacttactaataatttgacagttcagaactacgctattaatttttttaaagtcggaaaacgatatcgcatagctgtcataggaactattaaataattgagctgtttttaaacatattcgcAAGTTAATcccaattttaatgttttcaagaatattttaatttaatttaacatttttatgtaatttttttcaatagttgcaagggtatatgaacggCTTGACagtttggatttgttttgtacagcatgtacaattcaaattccaaattgtatgaCAAATGTGATAGATCAAGATGGTGAATAGACTGACGGAGCAGCTGGTGGAGGGCAAGTCCAAGTGCTCGGACTACCGCCATGTCGTGAATCTGAATGCTTGGGGCAGCAATTTGGAAGACATCAAGATCTGCTTGGAGATGCCTCACTTTTAAATACTGTCTCTCAGTGTGAACAAGATCAATACGCTGAGCAGTCTGCAGAATTGTCACCGGCTGAAGGAGCTCCATATGCGCAAGAACAAGATCCCCAGTTTCGAGGAGCTAAATTAGCTGGCCAATGCCCGTTCTTTGACCTCGCTTTGGTTGGAGGACAATCCATGCTCCGTGGAAGCTGGTAGCAACTATAGGGCCTGTGTGCTTCGAAAGCTGCCGCAGTTAAAAATACTGGACAACGTGGTAGCCACCGAGCTGGAGATGCAGGCCGCCCTTCGCCACGAGTCCTATCCGGAGCAGAAGAGTGCCATCAGTGGCCCGGGGGGCGGAGTCAGCGCTCTCGACTTGTGGCGCCAAGATGAACCCTGTCGCGAGCGTCTGGAGCGGGATCGGGAAagggagcaggaggaggagcggcAGGAGGAGCGGCAGGAGGAGCGATAGCGGGTGAAGAAGCCGGAACTGAAGAAGGAGCGGGAGCGGAAGAGGCATTGTTCAACAAGTCCGCCAGGATGCCAGGATGCCAGGATATGGTGGCCAACTCCTTTTATGCCAGCAATGGAGGTGGTGCAGCGCAGCAGAGACGTCTACACTTGAATGGCAATCTGCTGTCCGCCTCTTTGTCCCTCATCCGCCAGATGGACGAACCCACTCTGAAGGCGCTCAGCCATGCCATCCATGAGCAAGTGAACACCACAGATCCCATGTACAAATTAAcgaaatttcaaattttcatttccagttaaataagtttaaaactaGTAGTGTAGTGTAGTGTAGGAAATATCCCGAACGAAAAGCGTATCACCATTATAACTAATGCTGACACAGATTACCCAAGctactttaattatttttttgacccTCACAATAATTTGTACCTTCAAATTTTAtcaacattaataaaataataatatttttaaacctttgcagaggttttataatttcagtcagaagtttgcaacgcagtgaaggagatatCTTCGACTttataaggtatatatattcttgatctgcatcactaggagagtcgatctagccatatccgtctgtccgtccgtctcttcaactgtccgtccgtttctacgcaaactagtctctcagttttaaagctatctgcatgaaactttcccaaaagttgtctttttattgcaggtagtatataattcggaacgagccggatcggatgactatagcatatagctcccataggaacaatcggaaaaataaaaaaaaaaaattataactttgctgtttttaactttttcttttagttcttcgatatatagtaatcgttaaatatttcagaattacggtttaaatttcatcaaaatcggactactatagcatatagctcccataggaacaatcataaaaataaatgaaaaaaaataaaacttttctgttttttaatttttttttagttcttcgagatatagtaatggtcaaatatttcagaattacggtttaaattcatcaaaatcggacgactatagcatatagctcccaaaggaacaaccataaaaataaataaaaaaaattataactttggtgtttataaatgttttttttagtgcttcgagatatagtaatggttaaatatttcagaattatgttttaaatttcatcaaaatcggtcgactatagcatttagctcccatagcaACAATCTGgctggcataggaactatcgaataattaagctgaaaatcatcatagcttcaatgtttttaaacatacacgcaagtaaatcataattttaacgttttcaagagtatttagtttttgaaatagctgcaagggtatatgaacttcggcacgccgaagtttgcttcctttcttgttgtaaattctttttgacttattaataattggacattaagtttaattttatttaaatcggaaaacgataacatatagctgccatatgAACAGTCAAATAATTGAACTGCAaaacatcatagcttcaatgttttaaacatacacgcaagtaaatcataattttattctttttaagaatatttaatttttgcattagCTGCAATGGtgtatgaacttcggcttgccgaagtttgcttcctttcttgtttattttagttctttgacaaaTAGAAATGGTCAAATGTTTTAGAATTAgggtttatattttatcaaattcggacaactataaataaaaaaaaaaatttttttaacttttctattttgtaatcctttttgacttatttataatttgacagttcaga from Drosophila gunungcola strain Sukarami chromosome 2R unlocalized genomic scaffold, Dgunungcola_SK_2 000012F, whole genome shotgun sequence includes the following:
- the LOC128255873 gene encoding retinol dehydrogenase 11 isoform X2, giving the protein MEIIIHFLHKIAPIFLAHGIVGIIAFCVRLYMQGGKFRKQTDETGKVAIVTGGNTGLGRETVMELARRGATVYMACRSKEKGERARKEIVKRTGNPNVFSRECDLSSLDSIRQFAADFKKEQSQLHVLINNAGVFWEPRRLTKEGFEMHLGVNHIGHFLLTNLLLDVLERTAPSRVVVVASKAHERGQIHVEDMHGQDFYDEGVAYCQSKLANILFARELAKRLEGTGVTVNALNPGIADTEIARNMIFFQTKFAQYVVETLLRPLLWSVMKTPRNGAQTTLYAALDPDLAKVSGQYFSDCKLAHLAPAALDDQMANWLWAQSEKWAQIAL
- the LOC128255873 gene encoding retinol dehydrogenase 11 isoform X3; the encoded protein is MEIIIHFLHKIAPIFLAHGIVGIIAFCVRLYMQGGKFRKQTDETGKVAIVTGGNTGLGRETVMELARRGATVYMACRSKEKGERARKEIVKRTGNPNVFSRECDLSSLDSIRQFAADFKKEQSQLHVLINNAGVFWEPRRLTKEGFEMHLGVNHIGHFLLTNLLLDVLERTAPSRVVVVASKAHERGQIHVEDMHGQDFYDEGVAYCQSKLANILFARELAKRLEGTGVTVNALNPGIADTEIARNMIFFQTKFAQTLLRPLLWSVMKTPRNGAQTTLYAALDPDLAKVSGQYFSDCKLAHLAPAALDDQMANWLWAQSEKWAQIAL
- the LOC128255871 gene encoding 26S proteasome regulatory subunit 7 yields the protein MPDYLGDDQRKVKHDEKEDKEIKSLDEGDIELLKTYGQSQYHKSIKSIEEDIQKAVKQVNELTGIKESDTGLAPPALWDLAADKQILQNEQPLQVARCTKIINADSDDPKYIINVKQFAKFVVDLADSVAPTDIEEGMRVGVDRNKYQIHIPLPPKIDPTVTMMQVEDKPDVTYSDVGGCKEQIEKLREVVETPLLHPEKFVNLGIEPPKGVLLFGPPGTGKTLCARAVANRTDACFIRVIGSELVQKYVGEGARMVRELFEMARSKKACLIFFDEIDAIGGARFDDGAGGDNEVQRTMLELINQLDGFDPRGNIKVLMATNRPDTLDPALMRPGRLDRKVEFGLPDQDGRSHIFKIHARSMSVERDIRFDLLARLCPNSTGAEIRSVCTEAGMFAIRARRKVATEKDFLEAVNKVIKSYAKFSATPRYMTYN
- the LOC128255877 gene encoding lysM and putative peptidoglycan-binding domain-containing protein 4 isoform X2, with protein sequence MRRNARQQLHNLEDVDPDDVEDIFARPAYDDDEFEDLLPLARRPNGHARLGRYENTLEVKVQEGDTLQALALRFHSSVADIKRLNKIDRENEIHAHRVIRIPVTVHNVLLGNGGFEALPAVHRSGNNSPRHNLEREPAPERNPLEDARQMLDERLLVAAVNASGAQDPDLPSTSRAAGQFYEGAQGAPNDEVFKYR
- the LOC128255877 gene encoding lysM and putative peptidoglycan-binding domain-containing protein 3 isoform X1, giving the protein MRRNARQQLHNLEDVDPDDVEDIFARPAYDDDEFEDLLPLARRPNGHARLGRYENTLEVKVQEGDTLQALALRFHSSVADIKRLNKIDRENEIHAHRVIRIPVTVHNVLLGNGGFEALPAVHRSGNNSPRHNLEREPAPERNPLEDARQMLDERLLVAAVNASGAQDPDLPSTSRAAGQFYEGAQGAPNDEANMEQPFEENAALLNHMLVDRHAPLVRPIPGPSLSAIDWSGSDCDLSWICLLIFILALCVVIPLVYVIYLAEHPHHNHSAQ
- the LOC128255875 gene encoding retinol dehydrogenase 12, with product MSLFAFLRNRTVFWLSLTGTTTGLAFFVKDLMQGGQFTKETNETGKVVIVTGANTGIGKETAREIARRGGTVYMACRNIKKCEEAREEIVLETQNKYVYCRQCDLASQESIRHFVAAFKREQEHLHVLINNAGVMRCPRSLTSDGIELQLGVNHMGHFLLTNLLLDLLKKSAPSRIVNVSSLAHTRGEINTGDLNSDKSYDEGKAYSQSKLANVLFTRELAKRLEGTKVTANALHPGVVDTEIIRHMAFFNNFFAGLFVKPLFWPFVKTPRNGAQTTLYVALDPELEKVTGQYFSDCKLKEMSPAATDTQTAKWLWAVSEKWTRPTMIKVH
- the LOC128255873 gene encoding retinol dehydrogenase 11 isoform X1, producing the protein MEIIIHFLHKIAPIFLAHGIVGIIAFCVRLYMQGGKFRKQTDETGKVAIVTGGNTGLGRETVMELARRGATVYMACRSKEKGERARKEIVKRTGNPNVFSRECDLSSLDSIRQFAADFKKEQSQLHVLINNAGVFWEPRRLTKEGFEMHLGVNHIGHFLLTNLLLDVLERTAPSRVVVVASKAHERGQIHVEDMHGQDFYDEGVAYCQSKLANILFARELAKRLEGTGVTVNALNPGIADTEIARNMIFFQTKFAQYVDPSEAAALVSDEDPQKRGPDHVICCPGPRSRQGVGPVLQRLQTGSFSSRCFGRSDGQLAVGPVGEVGANCSLNWVIRVLLSS